From Trichoderma atroviride chromosome 1, complete sequence, one genomic window encodes:
- a CDS encoding uncharacterized protein (EggNog:ENOG41) codes for MTLKKNGGSDRRPYDIRRVSLMQPNKTPSHDALARLSLYEEVNRQFAQEFPQTAWNLGNSFRLPWLFSPPSEQQEDMTTASADNATSTGISAVHMPAHDFEFITPTDYSHSAHNDDGDFDVRSATTTPTTAPMASPSELSDMPDPFATLSADFDPQWDLDTLDSLLSWSSYQAQESHDCTQAMQNKGECEANEQEQLEGSGLMVPPPLFERPAEHNMMLPRERESRGSEDHVIAEESCVNRKSMNQIMFNLNQLGSRLRDDARRQLDAISNGCDACPLSFGEG; via the coding sequence ATGaccttgaagaagaatggcggCTCTGACCGACGACCATATGATATCCGGCGCGTGTCGCTCATGCAGCCCAACAAGACCCCGAGCCACGATGCTCTGGCCAGACTCTCTCTGTACGAAGAAGTAAATCGTCAATTTGCGCAAGAATTTCCCCAGACGGCCTGGAATTTGGGCAACAGTTTTCGCCTGCCATGGCTTTTCTCGCCCCCTTCAGAACAACAGGAAGATATGACCACCGCTTCAGCAGATAATGCGACATCTACAGGTATTTCAGCAGTTCATATGCCGGCCCACGACTTCGAGTTTATTACTCCCACAGACTACAGCCATTCCGCCCacaatgatgatggcgatttTGATGTCCGATCCGCTACGACGACTCCGACGACGGCACCAATGGCTTCACCTTCAGAGCTCTCGGACATGCCAGATCCATTTGCCACTCTCAGCGCCGACTTTGACCCGCAATGGGATCTCGACACATTAGATTCACTACTCTCCTGGAGCAGCTACCAGGCTCAAGAATCACACGACTGCACACAAGCGATGCAAAACAAGGGCGAATGTGAAGCAAACGAACAAGAACAGTTGGAGGGGTCAGGTCTGATGGTTCCCCCACCCCTCTTCGAGCGCCCTGCAGAGCACAACATGATGCTACCTCGAGAAAGAGAGTCTCGAGGCTCCGAAGACCACGTTATAGCTGAAGAATCTTGTGTAAATAGAAAGAGCATGAATCAGATTATGTTTAATTTGAATCAGTTGGGAAGCCGGCTACGCGACGATGCCCGAAGGCAGCTGGATGCGATAAGCAATGGCTGTGATGCTTGTCCTTTGAGCTTTGGAGAAGGCTGA
- a CDS encoding uncharacterized protein (EggNog:ENOG41): MAASSDRSSVKPVRLVSESARERETFEYSASLLSSIRLNETGRPIPSCELSAADDVILTGLAQLGALQTGADRSLISLFDAHRQCIVAEATPTQRLCPSIKSDDCERPLWLCGTAIPRSHGVCEHSLLGDRPPDAAHGELARELPLTLAYDLVVDSRFCAKPFCQPGTLARFYAAVPIRTRRGINIGVYCVINETPNLTWNDGHSQRLRDISCAIMDHLEAQRLKVLHRRDIRMNRGLGSFIEGKSSIFDWQQSTTGPPTEGGLQTLANSPSFMRSSQQQHEKQQQQQQQQQQQQQRDDFGDDLATQLSPTAQLPDPNGTTNPIDAFSEHDQRTFSVDSSEAMLSEAKAMAALTEDESSVLIISKAANLIRESIEVEGCLVFEAPIQPYLSQTHTNITNDEECQTSTASSSEEDLEMRRRSRTMPISRLLGYSTSRASSIDEDATSPPRITLTESFLSKLIRRYPRGQIFNFGADGELQSDSSEDEQAFPSSPESTAEYPSLLTSDSRISLLSLQDKSQTRSSASQREGEALLKAFPGARSVGFVPIWDPRKDRWYAGGFIYTKDLARSFSIEQELSYLRAFGMLAMSEILRFKDLRADKAKTDALGSLSHELRSPLHGILLNSELLIDTKLDIFQGNVAHTIETCSRTLLDTVDHLLEYSRISHFSGRDDRAPSLSSNGLDLGQFGKKSLLRDSRLDHIVEEVVESVFAGFNFLHLSVKQLSDRQNGSINSDVNANHQSDSLQAIDQLEPWMTNNGELKWSFDDVLIILSMDVRCNWGYIVNVGAFRRIVMNIFGNALKHTRRGTITVSLTQELIRTRSRKKERVVRFTVQDTGKGITADFLKHGIFRPFSQEDPLSPGAGLGLSLVKQITTNLQGDISIQSEVGVGTIASVTLPLQQLPLSLGTAPIISEEDKVFKEQVEDLKGLRVRLLMTNSEWRKAVVDICCEWLHMDIIPNTPDTTVTPDLVMWSYMDLKPVQEDLQTFSKTPNVVVCSNALVAYRQSHAFKKAASAAVFEFISQPTGPRKLARTLHSAYMRWMANSNSPAAATSAPMVAKRPKGPKRMPSSFSANNVSRPSLSRSASTVSRVDRPAWTNSANSSAPPSATVEIPAVSTSEPTTPPIKILLVDDNFINLKVLSTYITRRNIGFDAAKNGQEAVDLFLSSSDTPYACILMDISMPIMDGFEATRHIRAHETQKGLTPVPIIALSGLTTEDAQQEAFGSGMDMFLTKPVKLGDLGRLLESQGIIHAG, encoded by the exons ATGGCAGCATCTTCGGACCGAAGCTCGGTGAAGCCCGTCAGGCTGGTGTCCGAGTCTGCCAGAGAGCGGGAGACGTTTGA ATACTCCGCGTCTCTACTCAGCTCCATCAGGCTGAACGAGACTGGCCGGCCGATTCCCTCATGCGAGCTCTCGGCAGCCGACGACGTGATCCTGACGGGCCTCGCCCAACTGGGCGCCCTCCAGACCGGCGCCGATAGGTCCCTCATCTCCCTGTTCGACGCCCACCGCCAGTGTATCGTGGCCGAAGCAACGCCCACCCAGCGCCTGTGTCCATCGATCAAGAGTGACGACTGCGAACGCCCCCTCTGGCTATGCGGCACCGCTATTCCTCGCAGTCATGGAGTTTGCGAGCATAGTCTCCTTGGGGACAGACCTCCCGACGCTGCCCATGGGGAATTGGCAAGGGAGCTCCCCCTGACCTTGGCCTACGATCTCGTTGTCGACTCTCGATTCTGTGCCAAACCGTTTTGCCAACCAGGCACACTGGCTCGATTCTATGCTGCCGTCCCGATTCGAACTCGGCGTGGCATCAATATTGGCGTATATTGTGTTATCAACGAAACACCAAATCTCACTTGGAATGATGGCCACTCCCAGCGGTTACGAGATATATCCTGTGCCATCATGGACCATCTCGAGGCGCAGAGGCTAAAGGTCTTGCATAGGCGAGATATACGAATGAACCGAGGCTTGGGGTCATTTATTGAAGGCAAATCATCCATCTTTGACTGGCAACAGTCTACGACAGGTCCTCCTACTGAGGGGGGATTGCAGACACTTGCAAACAGTCCCAGTTTCATGCGGTCGTCCCAGCAACAACATgagaaacagcagcaacagcagcagcagcagcagcagcaacagcagcgagaCGATTTTGGAGATGACCTCGCGACCCAACTATCACCGACGGCTCAATTGCCTGACCCGAACGGTACGACAAACCCGATCGATGCTTTCTCTGAACACGATCAGCGTACATTCTCCGTCGATAGCTCAGAGGCCATGCTATCTGAAGCTAaagccatggctgctttgaCAGAGGATGAAAGTTCCGTGCTTATTATATCAAAGGCTGCCAATCTTATCCGAGAGTCAATCGAGGTGGAAGGCTGTCTTGTTTTTGAAGCTCCAATTCAGCCATACTTGTCTCAGACGCACACCAACATTACGAATGACGAAGAATGCCAGACATCTAcagcgagcagcagcgaagaagacCTTGAGATGAGACGTCGAAGTAGGACCATGCCGATATCTAGACTCCTCGGCTATTCTACGTCCAGAGCATCGAGCATTGACGAAGACGCTACAAGCCCACCTCGCATAACGCTGACAGAAAGCTTCTTGTCTAAACTTATTCGACGGTACCCTAGGGGTcaaatttttaattttggAGCTGATGGGGAGCTGCAATCAGACTCATCGGAAGATGAACAAGCATTTCCTTCATCTCCCGAGTCGACAGCGGAGTACCCGTCGCTGCTTACTTCCGACTCCAGAATCAGTTTACTATCTCTGCAGGATAAATCACAGACGAGATCTTCGGCCAGCCAGCGCGAAGGAGAGGCTCTTCTCAAAGCATTTCCTGGCGCTCGGAGTGTTGGATTCGTTCCCATCTGGGATCCGAGAAAAGATCGATGGTATGCGGGCGGGTTCATCTACACCAAGGACTTGGCCCGAAGCTTTTCCATCGAACAGGAGTTGAGCTACCTGAGGGCTTTTGGAATGCTTGCCATGTCTGAAATCCTGCGGTTCAAGGACTTGCGAGCCGACAAAGCAAAAACCGATGCTCTCGGCTCACTCTCGCACGAACTACGCTCCCCACTACATGGCATCTTGCTCAATTCGGAATTACTAATTGACACTAAGCTCGACATTTTCCAGGGAAATGTTGCCCACACCATTGAGACTTGCTCCCGTACACTTCTTGACACCGTAGACCACCTCCTTGAATATTCTAGGATCAGCCATTTCTCTGGCCGAGACGATAGGGCTCCTAGTTTATCTTCGAACGGTCTCGACTTGGGGCAATTTGGCAAGAAGTCTTTACTGAGAGACTCTCGACTTGATCATATCGTGGAAGAAGTAGTTGAAAGTGTCTTTGCCGGGTTCAACTTCTTACACTTGTCTGTGAAGCAGCTGTCGGACCGACAGAACGGATCAATCAACAGCGACGTGAATGCTAACCACCAGTCGGATTCATTGCAAGCCATAGACCAACTTGAACCTTGGATGACCAACAATGGGGAACTGAAATGGTCTTTCGACGATGTCTTGATAATACTCTCAATGGATGTAAGATGCAACTGGGGTTACATCGTCAATGTTGGAGCTTTCCGTCGAATAGTCATGAATATCTTTGGTAACGCACTGAAGCACACCAGACGCGGCACGATCACGGTATCACTTACGCAGGAATTGATCCGTACCAGAAGCCGGAAGAAGGAACGTGTTGTTCGGTTTACAGTACAAGATACCGGTAAAGGTATCACGGCCGACTTTCTCAAACACGGGATCTTTCGCCCCTTTTCTCAGGAAGACCCCTTGTCGCCAGGCGCTGGGCTAGGGCTCAGCCTTGTCAAGCAGATTACCACTAATCTACAAGGTGACATCTCGATTCAAAGTGAAGTTGGCGTTGGAACAATAGCCTCTGTCACACTCCCGCTGCAGCAATTGCCACTGTCTTTAGGCACGGCTCCTATAATATCCGAGGAAGATAAAGTTTTCAAAGAACAAGTCGAAGACCTCAAAGGGCTGCGAGTGAGGCTTCTGATGACGAATTCCGAATGGCGAAAGGCCGTGGTCGACATCTGTTGCGAGTGGCTGCACATGGATATAATTCCCAATACGCCCGATACAACTGTGACACCGGATCTTGTGATGTGGTCTTACATGGACTTGAAGCCAGTACAGGAAGACTTACAAACGTTTTCCAAGACGCCTAATGTCGTCGTGTGCTCGAATGCATTGGTGGCCTATCGCCAGTCACATGCGTTTAAGaaggctgcctctgctgctgtcttTGAATTTATATCACAACC GACTGGACCGCGTAAACTTGCCAGAACACTACATTCGGCGTACATGCGATGGATGGCCAATTCCAATTCACCAGCAGCGGCCACTTCAGCACCAATGGTAGCCAAGCGACCAAAGGGACCCAAAAGAATGCCAAGTTCATTCTCTGCCAACAATGTTAGCAGGCCTTCCCTAAGTCGATCAGCTAGTACAGTATCTCGAGTCGACAGACCAGCATGGACGAACAGCGCCAATTCGTCAGCACCACCCAGCGCAACGGTCGAAATACCTGCAGTGTCTACTAGTGAGCCTACGACACCACCGATCAAAATCCTGCTCGTTGATGACAATTTCATCAATTTGAAAGTATTGTCTACTTATATAACGAGGCGTAACATTGGATTTGACGCCGCAAAGAACGGCCAGGAAGCAGTGGATCTCTTTCTTTCGAGTTCTGACACACCATATGCCTGCATCTTAATGGACATATCTATGCCTATTATGGATGGGTTTGAGGCCACGAGACACATTAGAGCTCACGAAACCCAGAAGGGATTAACGCCAGTGCCAATTATTGCACTCTCAGGCTTGACAACAGAAGACGCCCAGCAGGAGGCGTTTGGTAGCGGAATGGACATGTTCTTAACCAAGCCTGTGAAGCTTGGGGACTTGGGGCGGCTACTTGAATCTCAAGGAATAATCCACGCTGGGTGA
- a CDS encoding uncharacterized protein (EggNog:ENOG41) produces the protein MASQPLHQSPPKRPRLSLKINTSSPSVASRPTRGFQVDPTDRTACNTLSNVYATAIERSTPVQAEPLTAINTLQCLSLKTPVVSRGPKLTLKTPIKTPYVADFPATPTTDTSGSPPQQMEIAFPSTMTPTPPMSAGAVDSNGPKAFSFSPKDLSSRARGYTVASPCSPVEPLLSRRHIIPFNTGAPAPYTHPHTLHSILRNSPLPPRTAIPPSPRRQSLRLQERAAKRVGYNNPLTQTIITNKYTKSHIDLLVEEASPASPSFSPIGLDRGINLKQAFSPNEIENGGQTPGPFEDMRRKLAALSGSATSSPSTTPGGSSSNGGIRKRKRKEKKRQWVWTIGVADEEEEDDERVGGAIATSRAEASASARARAKMPSSSGHDDEAVPRAAVEVPDIQMVPDTPTASIESSADSAIDIDMSDASSVISEDFQGFSGPSLGYDLDMKTPTEPRAQCNKRKRDTPIPELAEAQDASVSVS, from the coding sequence ATGGCGTCTCAGCCGCTGCACCAGAGCCCGCCCAAGAGGCCGCGCCTGTCGCTCAAGATCAACACCTCCAGCCCCTCCGTCGCCAGCAGGCCGACAAGAGGCTTCCAAGTCGACCCTACCGACCGCACCGCTTGCAACACCTTGTCCAACGTCTACGCAACTGCCATTGAGAGATCTACGCCAGTCCAAGCAGAGCCCCTCACAGCCATCAACACGCTACAGTGCCTGTCGTTGAAGACACCAGTTGTGTCTCGAGGCCCCAAGCTGACGCTCAAGACTCCCATCAAAACTCCATATGTCGCCGATTTTCCAGCGACACCTACCACGGACACATCAggctcgccgccgcagcagatgGAGATTGCCTTTCCCAGCACCATGACGCCAACACCTCCCATGTCTGCTGGCGCCGTTGACTCCAACGGACCCaaagccttttctttctcaccCAAGGACCTCTCTTCTAGAGCCAGGGGATATACGGTGGCCTCTCCTTGCTCTCCCGTCgagcctcttctttctagACGGCACATCATCCCGTTCAATACTGGTGCTCCGGCACCTTATACTCACCCTCACACTCTCCACAGCATCTTGCGAaactctcctcttcctcccagGACGGCCATCCCCCCTTCACCGAGGCGGCAGTCCTTGAGATTGCAAGAAAGAGCCGCAAAGCGAGTGGGCTACAACAACCCTCTAACCCagaccatcatcaccaacaagtACACAAAGTCACACATCGATCTTCTCGTCGAGGAGGCTTCACCTGCCTCGCCGTCATTTTCGCCCATCGGACTCGACAGGGGGATCAACCTGAAGCAGGCATTCTCGCCCAACGAAATCGAAAATGGGGGCCAGACGCCAGGCCCCTTTGAGGACATGCGACGCAAGCTTGCGGCTTTGAGTGGCAGTGCAACATCTTCGCCCTCGACAACGcccggcggcagcagcagcaacggaGGCATCCGCAAACGCAAGCGCAAGGAGAAAAAACGCCAGTGGGTCTGGACAATTGGCGTGgccgacgaggaagaggaagatgacgaacGCGTCGGCGGCGCAATCGCTACTTCGAGGGCTGAGGCATCTGCCTCTGCAAGGGCCAGGGCCAagatgcccagcagcagcggccacGACGATGAGGCTGTGCCCAGGGCCGCGGTGGAGGTGCCCGATATCCAGATGGTGCCTGACACACCGACGGCAAGCATCGAGAGCAGTGCCGATTCGGccattgacattgacatgTCTGACGCTAGCAGCGTCATTTCGGAAGATTTCCAGGGCTTCTCTGGGCCTTCCCTGGGATATGATCTCGACATGAAGACGCCGACGGAGCCCAGGGCGCAGTGCAATAAGCGGAAACGGGATACGCCCATTCCAGAGCTAGCTGAGGCGCAGGACGCATCCGTAAGCGTGAGCTAG
- a CDS encoding uncharacterized protein (EggNog:ENOG41) — MDGTAHTAVATSVLAFTIVLQRVRDIAVSDQPGPQLSIRGRGRGIRGMPRGRGVGGRGGGMMRSPLTLATGPPRAPSNYVDRSLATQFPPVPNALWTLDMEKRRLLLHVVFLVLLSMQEYTANARHLIQSLATSLNLPPWVYREEELRLARGLARTALNLSEEDAIALKSEETKTSRRWKLGLGNNSGKLAAPLAAVGIGAAHGGHGLTQFTAAGLLGIMADNALAIGSLFGINTLKPLGKMMETFAREVTDFAFIPIHSTDASEYRDPRVIPAEHRRLCLTITIGGYVVGDEDITKTWQSLGRYTETFVTRWETAALTSLGGSLDTVIKSSSWSSAQAEIKARTIFSSLVDATWPISLLKVSKILDNPWNVAIVRAEKAGAVFADAILRQKFHGDRPVSLIGYGLGARAIYTCLMVLAERRQFGVIDSVVMMGSPAPSESRVWLTLKSVVCGRLVNVYSEHDYMLGFLYRTANIQFGVAGLQEIQGADGVENYRMKSLPRGHLTYQSQVSQILKNIGWEDATADAANVGK; from the exons ATGGACGGCACGGCTCACACCGCCGTTGCAACTTCAGTTTTGGCGTTT ACTATAGTCTTGCAGCGTGTTCGAGATATTGCCGTCAGTGATCAACCAGGCCCTCAGCTAAGCATTCGTGGTCGTGGGCGTGGAATTAGAGGAATGCCTCGAGGGCGAGGTGTAGGTGGtcgtggcggcggcatgaTGCGCAGCCCCCTGACTCTGGCAACAG GACCACCGCGAGCACCGTCCAATTATGTGGACCGTAGCCTAGCTACTCAGTTTCCCCCGGTTCCCAACGCTCTATGGACTCTGGATATGGAGAAGCGTAGGCTATTGCTGCATGTTGTGTTTCTCGTTCTGCTATCGATGCAAGAGTACACAGCAAATGCAAGACACCTCATACAGAGCCTTGCAACTTCTTTGAACCTCCCACCTTGGGTATaccgagaagaagaactaCGCCTTGCTCGCGGGCTAGCTAGGACAGCTCTTAACCtctctgaagaagatgcgatTGCACTGAAGAGTGAGGAGACGAAGACATCTCGACGCTGGAAGCTTGGGTTGGGAAACAATTCGGGAAAacttgctgctcctcttgcTGCAGTTGGTATCGGTGCGGCCCACGGTGGTCATGGACTCACTCAGTTTACAGCGGCAGGGCTATTGGGAATAATGGCCGATAATGCACTCGCAATAGGCAGCCTCTTCGGCATCAATACTTTAAAGCCGTTGggcaagatgatggaaactTTCGCTCGAGAAGTTACCGACTTCGCATTCATTCCCATTCATAGCACGGATGCGTCTGAGTACCGCGACCCCCGAGTTATTCCAGCGGAACATCGAAGACTTTGCCTTACCATCACTATAGGCGGATATGTCGTTGGGGATGAAGATATCACAAAAACTTGGCAAAGTCTAGGTCGCTATACCGAAACTTTTGTTACGCGGTGGGAAACTGCAGCCCTCACAAGCCTTGGCGGCTCCCTTGACACTGTTATAAAGAGCAGTTCTTGGAGCAGTGCCCAGGCAGAGATTAAAGCTCGCACAA TTTTCTCAAGCCTTGTGGACGCTACCTGGCCCATTTCACTTCTCAAAGTCAGCAAGATTTTGGACAATCCTTGGAATGTTGCGATAGTCAGAGCAGAGAAGGCAGGGGCTGTATTTGCTGATGCCATTTTGCGACAAAAATTTCATGGAGACAGGCCAGTCTCGTTGATTGGATACGGCCTTGGGGCCCGTGCCATCTATACATGCCTCATGGTATTAGCAGAGCGCCGACAGTTTGGAGTCATCGACTCAGTTGTCATGATGGGCTCCCCAGCACCGTCGGAGAGTCGCGTATGGCTGACGCTCAAGAGTGTTGTATGTGGCCGCTTGGTCAACGTCTATTCAGAACACGACTACATGCTCGGATTTCTATATCGAACTGCCAATATTCAGTTCGGTGTCGCTGGTTTGCAGGAAATCCAGGGAGCAGATGGAGTCGAAAACTACAGAATGAAGAGCCTTCCTCGCGGCCATCTGACCTATCAAAGCCAGGTGAGTCAGATTTTGAAGAATATTGGCTGGGAGGATGCCACCGCAGATGCTGCCAACGTGGGCAAGTAA
- a CDS encoding uncharacterized protein (EggNog:ENOG41) — protein MKFPPMPSTPVSRSDSGFALTATLREKRSGHFGEDKGRRSSSFGVDKAQPVHRPSLPFLNGHQANLSISTLDSGSSFGGGYAPSTYAASTLAASTIMPSMQVQPVSNTDTTVWVEGHCFNWNPKDTASVCTICEERSEGDGFYKCGACKTVAHGRCLGFVSLVCTDAFHGDRVRAAFVRCLASLLYTYRKYLGKPSKQHKNSGQLYSFDMDGFIKSLPYDQQEYVTMMRETQAFNEFVHEREMKLTSDPDIRLFDEIIMAKKGRGRTGLPSSLSRLSTLRGGGGTNSWGLSPSGRSNTGGSSSGAKIPPLSWRYFRAHLAHSLGASTKGQLPRRVPHHCDSHAGSSGQVAHA, from the exons ATGAAATTTCCTCCCATGCCGTCCACTCCGGTCTCACGTAGCGACTCAGGATTTGCCCTGACCGCAACACTCAGGGAGAAGCGATCGGGGCATTTTGGAGAAGACAAGGGTCGACGAAGCTCGTCCTTTGGCGTCGACAAGGCTCAGCCCGTCCATCGACCCAGTCTTCCATTCTTGAATGGTCACCAGGCAAACCTATCCATCTCAACGCTGGATTCTGGATCTTCTTTTGGAGGGGGCTATGCTCCTTCGACATATGCGGCTTCCACTCTAGCGGCCTCGACTATTATGCCAAGCATGCAGGTTCAGCCAGTTAGTAACACTGATACAACAGTCTGGGTAGAGGGGCATTGCTTCAACTGGAACCCTAAAGACACAGCTTCTGTGTGCACAATCTGCGAAGAAAGATCCGAAGGTGATGGGTTTTACAAGTGTGGAGCGTGCAAGACTGTGGCCCACGGCCGGTGCCTGGGCTTCGTATCCCTGGTTTGTACTGACGCTTTCCATGGTGACCGGGTCCGGGCAGCGTTTGTACGATGCCTCGCCAGTTTGCTGTACACGTACCGCAAATATCTGGGCAAGCCGTCAAAGCAGCACAAGAACAGTGGCCAGCTGTATTCCTTTGACATGGATGGATTCATCAAGAGTCTCCCTTACGATCAACAAGAATATGTCACAATGATGCGGGAGACACAAG CATTCAACGAATTCGTCCATGAAAGAGAAATGAAACTTACCTCTGACCCCGATATCCGACTCTTTGACGAGatcatcatggccaagaaaGGTCGTGGCCGCACTGGCCTGCCTTCCAGCTTGTCCCGTCTGTCCACTCTccgtggcggcggtggtaCCAACTCATGGGGCCTCTCACCTTCAGGCCGCAGCAACACTGGCGGATCTAGCAGCGGCGCCAAGATCCCCCCCTTATCTTGGCGATACTTCAGAGCACATCTGGCGCACAGCCTCGGTGCCTCTACCAAAGGGCAACTTCCCCGGCGAGTACCACACCATTGTGACTCGCATGCCGGCTCGTCTGGACAGGTCGCTCATGCGTGA
- a CDS encoding uncharacterized protein (EggNog:ENOG41), producing the protein MEGSSPPLAEYFWIAGIEAVVYDESLPSVSHSVETTTIAEDGEPEEEEDAASNHTKPKAARHSRQNSASRFSRLSLDGRNSVDTIEEDDGNTRSNRSSATIKAKPAAANGNGVLNGDGLFPGGSMGEFLGLMGDFDFDKALLKFAAERENFLEDLSFSAGAKTQARQPMVNPRAERIRADDADPSGRVSPLKSIKGSIRRKISFRDMNSLRKQPSVARPMSQRAPSIRTTRRLSNYNSVIPPPEPLNTDPDMHPLKRRFEPMLLDRYPPKTAIDEVARRGKFPDYVPMFAFPNDVQIVSSDDRPRTTWHGFTMTSDDNSKLYGITLIVWTALPADVAEAVERKCEDWRQSHMSNEERELAASLGVRLASERSHLSQLLSKLGTIPSGTPARDRLEDQIGTVEEKISLMTDMLRPLRHGAASRIEGLTTGESGLWAPRAYGILGRDPANMAFWKEWLKAIVVPMTDGAVLRIPPSSPKVGRWQPLEQYVVNLCTEAFSPLGSKTQVEIGVRELRLYARKEAANELPGSRTIDIYALFRCLSLENIVALFEYAMSESRIIFLSSHTSMLHLACHAIASLLYPLKWASIFIPILPARLISALDAPCPYIVGVERRYERIDLPEDDYVLVDLDKDTIDATSQPNRLPRQHRRKLMSLLQVAAPHKLRYGVTTGPPPYAMEAFPYDSFSSENASLFTSVAPPRDSRQMGVSKLVQLCGP; encoded by the exons ATGGAGGGCTCATCACCTCCCCTGGCGGAATACTTCTGGATCGCCGGCATAGAGGCGGTGGTTTACGATGAGTCCTTGCCGTCTGTAAGCCACTCCGTCGAGACGACTACCATTGCCGAAGACGGAGAgcctgaagaggaagaagatgctgctaGCAATCATACCAAGCCAAAGGCTGCTCGCCATTCTCGCCAGAACTCTGCCAGTCGTTTCTCTAGGCTTTCTCTGGACGGCCGAAATTCTGTCGATACCATcgaggaggatgacggcAACACAAGAAGCAACAGGAGCAGCGCCACAATCAAGGCCAAGCCGGCCGCTGCTAATGGCAATGGCGTCCTTAATGGCGACGGCCTATTCCCGGGTGGCTCGATGGGCGAGTTCCTTGGCCTTATGGGGGACTTTGATTTCGACAAGGCTCTTCTGAAGTTTGCTGCCGAGCGAGAAAACTTTCTGGAAGACCTTTCTTTCAGTGCTGGAGCCAAGACCCAGGCGCGCCAGCCCATGGTGAACCCTCGAGCCGAACGCATTCGAGCCGATGACGCCGACCCCAGCGGAAGAGTCAGCCCCCTGAAGAGCATCAAGGGCAGCATCCGCCGCAAGATCAGCTTTAGAGACATGAACAGTCTGCGGAAGCAGCCCAGTGTTGCCAGGCCCATGTCACAGAGAGCTC CTTCAATACGCACCACAAGACGACTGAGCAACTACAACTCTGTCATCCCTCCTCCCGAACCTCTCAACACCGATCCCGACATGCATCCTCTCAAGAGACGATTTGAGCCTATGCTTCTCGATCGGTACCCCCCCAAGACTGCCATCGACGAAGTTGCTCGACGAGGCAAGTTCCCCGACTACGTGCCCATGTTTGCTTTCCCCAACGACGTTCAAATCGTCTCGTCTGATGACCGGCCGCGAACGACGTGGCACGGATTCACCATGACGTCTGATGATAACTCTAAGCTCTATGGAATCACACTCATTGTGTGGACAGCGCTGCCTGCCGATGTAGCAGAGGCTGTTGAGCGTAAATGTGAGGATTGGCGACAGAGCCACATGTCCAATGAAGAGCGGGAGCTCGCAGCGAGCTTGGGAGTGCGTTTAGCCAGCGAGCGATCGCATTTGTCGCAGCTCTTATCCAAGCTTGGGACAATTCCCTCGGGCACCCCTGCTCGGGACAGGCTTGAGGATCAGATTGGAACTGTTGAGGAAAAGATCAGCCTCATGACGGATATGCTTAGACCGTTGAGACACGGTGCAGCTTCTAGAATTGAGGGTCTTACCACTGGCGAGAGTGGACTTTGGGCTCCGCGTGCTTATGGTATCCTGGGACGAGACCCCGCAAACATGGCGTTCTGGAAAGAATGGCTCAAGGCAATTGTCGTTCCCATGACCGATGGTGCCGTGCTCAGGATCCCCCCAAGTTCTCCCAAAGTAGGCCGATGGCAGCCTTTGGAGCAGTACGTCGTCAATCTATGCACAGAAGCCTTTAGCCCCCTGGGCTCCAAGACTCAGGTTGAGATTGGTGTACGGGAGCTGCGGCTTTATGCTCGTAAAGAAGCAGCGAATGAGCTTCCCGGCTCTCGGACCATTGACATATACGCCTTGTTTAGATGTCTCTCTCTTGAGAACATAGTGGCCCTATTTGAATACGCCATGTCTGAATCtcgcatcatcttcctctcctcaCACACCAGCATGCTGCACTTGGCTTGCCATGCTATTGCAAGTCTCTTGTACCCTCTGAAATGGGCAAGCATTTTTATCCCCATCTTACCTGCCAGGTTGATCTCTGCTCTTGACGCGCCTTGCCCGTACATTGTCGGTGTTGAGCGCCGCTACGAGCGAATCGATCTTCCTGAAGATGACTACGTCCTGGTCGATCTTGACAAGGACACCATTGATGCCACGTCGCAGCCCAACCGCTTGCCGCGACAGCATCGCCGAAAGTTGATGTCATTGCTGCAGGTAGCGGCTCCTCACAAGCTACGCTATGGCGTCACGACCGGACCTCCTCCCTACGCAATGGAGGCCTTCCCGTATGATTCTTTCTCATCGGAGAATGCATCTCTATTCACTAGCGTCGCTCCCCCCCGCGACTCTCGGCAAATGGGTGTCTCAAAACTCGTCCAGCTTTGCGGACCCTGA